The following coding sequences lie in one Rutidosis leptorrhynchoides isolate AG116_Rl617_1_P2 chromosome 6, CSIRO_AGI_Rlap_v1, whole genome shotgun sequence genomic window:
- the LOC139854694 gene encoding uncharacterized protein has product MIIPLYYLDFLVYSPWKRKNGSVSSHFTDTGWHWSWRIEIRGVIEESQFNELLYSLNSVALSSKWWWDSSPNGSFSASIARKMVDVLAQAHFDVPTYKCNIVPIKINICIWRLKLHRLATLRNLDIRDLVFDNTCCGLCDFFEESHSHLFVRCDTSYPIWCKIGRWLDISIPKWNSVDEIWNWIDSFSAQRNKKIIISSSFSAQRNKKIIISSIVYSTFWNIWHLRNRIVFKDHSFKKAHVFDSIVFSSFNWLFARYHKSRIN; this is encoded by the coding sequence atgataaTACCCCTTTATTATCTAGATTTCCTCGTTTATTCTCCCTGGAAACGAAAAAATGGCTCCGTTTCTTCTCATTTTACAGACACGGGTTGGCACTGGTCTTGGAGGATAGAGATCAGAGGTGTTATAGAAGAATCGCAGTTTAATGAGCTTTTGTACTCTTTGAATTCGGTTGCTCTTTCGAGCAAGTGGTGGTGGGATAGTTCTCCTAATGGTTCTTTTTCGGCTTCCATTGCAAGGAAAATGGTGGATGTGCTGGCTCAAGCTCACTTCGACGTTCCTACATATAAGTGCAATATTGTCCCAATTAAAATCAACATATGTATATGGCGTCTTAAACTTCATCGCTTGGCAACTCTTCGAAATTTGGATATAAGGGACTTGGTTTTCGATAACACGTGTTGTGGTTTGTGTGACTTTTTTGAAGAGTCTCATAGTCATCTTTTTGTTAGATGTGACACATCGTATCCAATATGGTGCAAGATTGGTCGTTGGCTTGATATTTCAATTCCTAAATGGAATTCGGTTGATGAAATTTGGAACTGGATTGATTCTTTCTCGGCTCAAAGGAACAAGAAGATTATCATTTCATCTTCTTTCTCGGCTCAAAGGAACAAGAAGATTATCATTTCATCAATCGTTTATTCGACTTTCTGGAATATTTGGCATCTCCGGAACCGCATTGTCTTTAAAGACCATTCGTTCAAGAAAGCCCATGTTTTCGATAGCATTGTTTTTTCAAGTTTTAATTGGTTGTTTGCGAGATATCACAAATCCAGAATAAACTAG